One stretch of Eupeodes corollae chromosome 2, idEupCoro1.1, whole genome shotgun sequence DNA includes these proteins:
- the LOC129945706 gene encoding signal recognition particle 19 kDa protein: MAAAAVRTNWTPDKKHSDMERWVCVYPAYINSKKSRQEGRRLPKEQCIENPTYLEIRDVLSVTNLRVAVENKEYCREKSREPQFRGRIRVQMRNNDGTACNPELASRDNILQFIVTKIPQLKSRQNKSSDSFQSSSAPAAAQAHHSGGGGGGGHKKGKGKRR, translated from the exons ATGGCTGCTGCTGCCGTTCGTACCAATTGGACACCTGATAAAAAACACAGTGACATGGAAAG GTGGGTTTGTGTATATCCAGCCTACATTAACAGCAAAAAGTCACGTCAGGAAGGCCGTCGTCTGCCCAAGGAACAATGCATTGAAAATCCAACCTACCTTGAGATCCGCGACGTACTTTCGGTGACAAATTTGCGAGTTGCCGTGGAAAACAAGGAGTATTGCCGTGAAAAGAGCAGGGAACCACAATTTCGTGGCCGCATTCGCGTCCAAATGCGAAACAACGATGGAACTGCATGCAATCCTGAATTGGCATCCAGGGATAACATTTTGCAATTCATCGTCACCAAGATTCCCCAATTGAAGTCAAGACAAAACAAATCATCGGATTCGTTTCAATCTTCGTCGGCTCCAGCCGCAGCCCAGGCTCATCACTctggcggcggtggtggtggtggtcaCAAGAAGGGCAAAGGCAAAAGACGATAG
- the LOC129944413 gene encoding probable chitinase 10 encodes MLPPRLMKLAFIVCILVVLLSHTDSAQAKRRRQRRPTTTEAPTTGSRTNTVAAKKSAASETPSPSSSSSAQDRIDQQPAPSSVRGLRVRSKSNKVRGATALAAAGAASSLVALNSLKSGKRSKIELTTDPDSNGKKIVCYYTNWSQYRVKIGKFIPEDIPADLCTHIIFAFGWLKKGKLSSYESNDETKDGVAGLYDRMMTLKKANPKLKILLAIGGWSFGTQKFKDMSATRYTRQTFIYSAIPFLRKRNFDGLDMDWEYPKGSDDKKNFVLLLKELREAFEAEAQELKKPRLLLTAAVPVGPDNIRAGYDVPAVASYLDFINLMAYDFHGKWERETGHNAPLYSHSSDSEWRKQLSVDNAASIWVKMGAPKEKMIIGMPTYGRSFTLANPSKHGVNSPASGGGKEGVYTKESGFLAYYEICEMLLNGGVYVWDEEMKVPYMVHGDQWVGFDDERAIRNKMSWIKTNGYGGAMVWTVDMDDFKGDVCGGNVKYPLIGAMREELLGISRGKEAKDVNWTEVASTFDEEEEEEELPEPIKIDVSEVLQKVRKSKVKVKSGLSAVQKNSRPAQVFCYLTSWSAKRPGAGKFEPKNVDPKLCTHVVYAFATLKDYILSEARDDDPEEYEKVIALREANPDLQILLAIGGWAFGSTPFKELTSNVFRMNQFVYEAIEFLREYQFNGLDVDWEYPRGADDRAAYVNLLRELRVAFEGEAKSSGQPRLLLTAAVPASFEAIAAGYDVPEISKYLDFINVMTYDFHGQWERTVGHNSPLYPLEAATGYQKKLTVDFSAREWVKQGAPKEKLLIGMPTYGRSFELVNMTQFDIGSPASGGGRPGKFTNESGFMSYYEVCAFMAAENTTLVWDSEQQVPFAYRNNQWVGFDDERSLKTKMEWLKEQGFGGIMVWSVDMDDFSGRCGGGKYPLLNALNEELKDYKVLLEYDGPYESYGPRGAYTTKDPHEVTCAEEDGHISYHKDHQDCTHYYMCEGERKHHMPCPANLVFNPSENVCDWPENVEGCNTVTPAP; translated from the exons TTACCCCCACGGCTGATGAAATTGGCCTTTATTGTGTGTATATTAGTTGTCCTGCTATCACATACCGACAGTGCACAAG CCAAACGAAGAAGACAACGTCGACCGACCACGACAGAAGCACCAACAACTGGGTCAAGGACAAACACTGTTGCGGCCAAGAAGTCAGCTGCCTCCGAAACaccatcgccatcatcatcatcctccgCACAAGATCGTATTGACCAACAGCCCGCACCATCATCGGTGCGTGGTCTTCGTGTGCGTTCCAAGTCGAATAAGGTACGTGGCGCAACTGCACTTGCAGCCGCTGGGGCCGCTTCATCACTTGTTGCTCTCAACTCACTGAAAAGTGGCAAAAGATCAAAGATCGAACTCACCACCGATCCCGACAGCAATGGCAAGAAGATCGTTTGCTACTACACCAATTGGTCCCAGTACCGTGTTAAGATTGGTAAATTCATTCCCGAAGACATTCCCGCCGACTTATGTACACACATTATCTTTGCCTTTGGTTGGCTGAAGAAGGGTAAACTTAGTTCGTACGAGAGCAACGATGAGACGAAAGATGGAGTTGCTGGACTTTACGACAGAATGATGACCCTCAAGAAGGCCAATCCTAAATTGAAG ATTCTTTTAGCCATTGGAGGTTGGTCATTTGGAACACAGAAGTTCAAGGATATGTCTGCCACAAGGTACACTCGACAGACATTCATATACTCCGCCATCCCATTCTTGAGGAAACGGAACTTTGATGGTCTCGACATGGATTGGGAATACCCCAAGGGCTCTGACGACAAGAAGAACTTTGTTCTCCTCCTGAAGGAACTTCGCGAAGCCTTTGAAGCTGAAGCACAAGAATTGAAGAAACCACGTCTTTTGTTGACCGCTGCAGTACCCGTTGGACCCGATAATATCCGTGCTGGTTATGATGTACCTGCTGTGGCAAGCTACCTTGACTTCATCAACTTGATGGCTTATGATTTCCACGGTAAATGGGAACGTGAAACTGGTCACAACGCACCTTTGTACTCCCACTCCAGTGACTCCGAATGGAGGAAACAGCTTTCTGTAGATAATGCCGCCAGCATATGGGTTAAAATGGGTGCCCCTAAGGAAAAAATGATTATTG GTATGCCAACGTATGGAAGATCTTTCACTCTGGCCAATCCTAGCAAGCACGGTGTCAATTCTCCAGCTTCAGGAGGTGGCAAGGAGGGAGTCTACACAAAGGAAAGTGGTTTCCTTGCTTATTACGAAATCTGTGAGATGTTATTGAATGGAGGTGTCTATGTTTGGGATGAAGAAATGAAGGTGCCATACATGGTTCATGGAGATCag TGGGTTGGATTCGATGATGAACGTGCAATCAGAAATAAGATGAGCTGGATAAAAACCAATGGCTATGGAGGTGCTATGGTCTGGACAGTTGATATGGATGATTTCAAGGGTGATGTTTGTGGAGGAAATGTCAAGTATCCTCTAATTGGGGCTATGCGTGAAGAACTATTGGGAATTTCAAGAGGCAAGGAAGCTAAGGATGTCAATTGGACAGAAGTTGCTTCGACATtcgatgaagaagaagaagag GAAGAATTACCTGAACCAATTAAAATTGACGTATCCGAAGTTCTTCAGAAAGTTCGTAAATCAAAGGTCAAGGTTAAGTCAGGATTGTCTGCTGTTCAAAAGAATT ctCGTCCAGCTCAAGTCTTCTGCTATCTTACTAGTTGGTCAGCTAAACGTCCTGGTGCAGGCAAATTCGAACCTAAGAATGTCGATCCTAAGCTCTGTACTCATGTGGTTTATGCTTTTGCCACTCTTAAGGACTACATCCTCAGTGAAGCTCGCGATGATGATCCAGAAGAATATGAGAAAGTTATTGCTCTGCGAGAGGCTAATCCAGACTTACAAATTCTCCTTGCTATCGGTGGATGGGCATTTGGAtcgactccattcaaagaactTACCTCGAATGTCTTCCGTATGAATCAATTTGTTTATGAAGCCATCGAATTCCTCCGGGAATACCAATTTAATGGGCTTGATGTGGACTGGGAATACCCACGAGGTGCAGACGATAGAGCTGCATATGTGAATCTTCTGCGAGAACTGAGGGTAGCCTTTGAGGGAGAAGCAAAATCATCCGGACAGCCAAGACTACTTCTAACAGCAGCGGTCCCAGCTTCGTTCGAAGCCATCGCAGCTGGATATGACGTTCCAGAAATCTCAAAATACCTTGACTTCATCAATGTTATGACTTATGATTTCCATGGACAATGGGAACGTACTGTTGGACACAACTCCCCACTGTATCCTCTAGAAGCAGCTACAGGCTACCAGAAGAAACTCACAGTTGATTTCAGTGCAAGGGAATGGGTTAAGCAAGGAGCACCCAAGGAGAAACTTCTCATTGGTATGCCAACTTATGGAAGGTCATTCGAATTGGTGAATATGACACAGTTTGATATTGGATCACCGGCTTCTGGAGGCGGAAGACCTGGAAAATTCACCAACGAATCAGGATTCATGAGCTACTACGAAGTGTGTGCATTCATGGCTGCAGAAAATACGACTCTTGTGTGGGATTCAGAGCAACAGGTTCCGTTTGCTTATAGGAACAACCAGTGGGTAGGATTTGACGATGAGAGGTCACTTAAAACGAag ATGGAATGGCTTAAGGAACAAGGGTTCGGTGGAATTATGGTGTGGTCAGTGGATATGGATGATTTCTCAGGACGGTGCGGAGGTGGCAAGTACCCACTTTTGAATGCCCTCAATGAAGAACTCAAAGACTACAAGGTTTTATTGGAGTATGATGGACCCTATGAATCCTACGGACCAAGAGGAGCCTATACTACCAAGGATC CTCACGAAGTAACTTGCGCAGAAGAAGATGGTCATATTAGCTATCACAAGGACCACCAAGATTGTACTCACTATTACATGTGTGAGGGAGAACGAAAACATCACATGCCATGTCCTGCCAATTTAGTATTTAATCCTTCGGAGAACGTGTGTGATTGGCCGGAGAATGTTGAAGGTTGCAATACGGTGACACCGGCTCCTTGA
- the LOC129945705 gene encoding uncharacterized protein LOC129945705, which produces MFKKHNITCILWITIGLMAIAVQAGPVDENEIQKGRECKTFCDRCGCIGFYCGEECICECNQEKNGGDTECIAAIQADAKKNRTPFEILIQGPSANRFLRNALQFEQNQQTCNAEESGRSKRSTVVIYKPAAEDLLNYDGFCERPLTKEDVVEMKKTFRAKRAIGGDSWFTDFSNTFVKPAPITGMSVDAEEIDEMIDEEEPEVEEENVVAVTEESIIPKIREIRKDIRNALNIGESESIVKGIRKTFNKIGDKALKAVELDGTVKKIRGAITTLLPDETEGGNALRTGRKIINKIRGKIFQPYGEEEEPRK; this is translated from the coding sequence ATGTTCAAGAAACATAACATCACTTGTATTCTTTGGATTACAATCGGCCTGATGGCCATCGCTGTCCAAGCAGGGCCAGTTGACGAGAATGAAATACAAAAGGGACGGGAGTGCAAGACCTTCTGCGATAGGTGCGGATGTATTGGATTCTATTGTGGCGAGGAATGCATCTGTGAGTGCAATCAGGAGAAGAATGGTGGAGACACCGAGTGCATTGCAGCCATTCAAGCTGACGCCAAAAAGAACAGGACCCCCTTCGAGATTCTCATTCAAGGACCCAGTGCAAATAGATTCTTAAGGAATGCTCTGCAATTTGAACAGAATCAACAAACCTGTAACGCCGAGGAGTCTGGACGTTCGAAAAGGAGTACCGTAGTGATCTATAAGCCAGCCGCTGAGGATCTCCTCAATTACGATGGATTCTGTGAGAGGCCTCTGACCAAGGAAGATGTTGTTGAAATGAAGAAGACATTTCGTGCTAAACGAGCTATAGGCGGAGATTCATGGTTCACAGACTTCTCAAACACTTTTGTGAAGCCAGCTCCTATTACTGGAATGTCAGTTGATGCAGAAGAAATTGACGAGATGATCGATGAGGAGGAACCAGAGGTAGAGGAAGAGAACGTAGTCGCAGTGACGGAAGAAAGTATCATTCCAAAAATTCGTGAGATCAGGAAGGACATCAGGAATGCCCTCAACATTGGTGAGAGTGAAAGTATTGTAAAGGGAATTCGCAAGACTTTCAACAAAATCGGTGACAAGGCCCTGAAAGCTGTTGAGCTCGACGGAACAGTCAAGAAAATCCGTGGTGCCATCACAACACTGCTTCCCGACGAAACCGAAGGTGGCAACGCTCTGAGAACCGGcagaaaaattatcaacaaaatcaGAGGAAAGATCTTCCAGCCCTACGGTGAGGAGGAAGAACCCCGCAAATAG